One Vanessa cardui chromosome 23, ilVanCard2.1, whole genome shotgun sequence DNA segment encodes these proteins:
- the LOC124539680 gene encoding ubiquitin thioesterase trabid isoform X1 gives MSEESQNGGSKKSPSLAALNEAGLQGEECGAQVDASTYTSHTNIAQVTASSAPTDSSNKWKCDMCTYENFPLSRKCTMCRSLKPSLGEDIFKLQDGASALPTQDICGADAIAERLKPLRISSPQGQAGASSVAKWSCATCTYENWPRALKCAMCGATTSHSTGEAQSYHTHPTTPLKFYSFIIILTFVSGINDICNSQNASLHEVESGGRRSKRRNTDWVWLQACLGVVEGDARCVQAYLAAGGDPARALTAHEVALLDRASAFDPGHTLVHLAIRFQRQEILSTLLSRISGGGPGLKRSPSYVAPDLATAIRRHIANCIRHKKGSFPCRYINEFCTFSLPAEIEELPAAIQEQLFSELLDRDAQHTLEEGPLINWSLHLTVTLGSRLYALWNRSAGDCLPDAVCQAAYGVFDRANVLRAALADSLHHAQRGFYARWAAWERLQAAQLHYQPEEAQLRAEWARLAAAAARPGTPLHQLHVFALAHVMRRPIFVYGVDVVNSFRGEALGYARFQGIYLPLLWEPEFCSKSPLCLGYTRGHFSALVPVEPYSQRHDYICREQQEDSEDTTYLPLTDSEGKLLPVHFLSCDEVAEEEALVRRWVRARAGGGALAAAQTLHARPLLQAQMLEEWLNHYRRLA, from the exons ATGAGTGAGGAGTCGCAAAATGGTGGTAGCAAAAAGAGTCCATCATTGGCTGCACTTAATGAGGCAGGCTTGCAAGGAGAGGAATGCGGGGCACAAGTCGACGCCTCCACTTACACTTCACACACTAACATTGCACAG GTGACAGCAAGCTCTGCTCCCACAGATAGTAGTAATAAATGGAAGTGTGACATGTGTACATATGAGAATTTTCCACTTTCTCGTAAG TGCACCATGTGTCGCAGCTTGAAACCTTCCTTAGGAGAGGACATCTTTAAATTACAAGATGGAGCTAGTGCCCTCCCCACACAGGATATTTGTG GAGCAGATGCAATTGCAGAGAGACTTAAGCCTTTAAGGATATCATCTCCTCAGGGTCAGGCCGGCGCATCGTCCGTAGCAAAGTGGTCGTGCGCG ACATGTACATACGAGAATTGGCCGCGAGCCCTAAAGTGCGCAATGTGCGGCGCCACCACCTCACACTCCACCGGTGAGGCACAGTCATACCACACTCACCCTACCACACCCCTGAAGTTTtactcatttataattattctgacTTTCGTCTCAGGTATTAACGACATCTGCAACTCTCAGAACGCTTCGCTGCACGAAGTAGAGTCGGGCGGGCGGCGCTCCAAGCGACGCAACACGGATTGGGTGTGGTTGCAGGCCTGCCTGG GTGTGGTGGAGGGCGACGCGCGCTGCGTGCAGGCCTACCTGGCGGCCGGCGGCGACCCGGCGCGCGCGCTCACCGCGCACGAGGTGGCGCTGCTGGACCGCGCCTCCGCCTTCGACCCCGGACACACGCTCGTGCACCTCGCCATACG GTTTCAAAGGCAAGAAATATTATCGACTTTACTCTCTCGGATATCGGGCGGCGGGCCCGGGTTGAAGAGATCGCCGTCGTACGTCG CGCCCGACCTCGCGACTGCGATCCGACGTCACATCGCTAATTGTATCCGTCACAAGAAAGGCAGCTTCCCGTGCCGGTACATCAACGAGTTTTGCACATTCTCTTTGCCGGCGG AGATCGAGGAGCTGCCGGCCGCCATCCAGGAGCAGCTGTTCTCGGAGCTGCTGGACCGCGACGCGCAGCACACGCTGGAGGAGGGGCCGCTCATCAACTGGAGCCTGCACCTCACCGTGACGCTGGGCTCGCGCCTGTACGCGCTGTGGAACCGCTCGGCCGGCGACTGCCTGCCCGACGCCGTGTGCCAGGCCGCCTACGGCGTGTTCGACCGCGCCAACGTGCTGCGCGCCGCGCTCGCCGACTCGCTGCACCACGCGCAGCGCGGCTTCTACGCGCGCTGGGCGGCCTGGGAGCGCCTGCAGGCCGCGCAGCTGCACTACCAGCCCGAGGAGGCGCAGCTGCGCGCCGAGTGGGCGCGcctcgccgccgccgccgcgcgccccGGCACGCCGCTGCACCag CTGCACGTGTTCGCGCTGGCGCACGTGATGCGGCGGCCCATCTTCGTGTACGGAGTGGACGTCGTCAACTCGTTCCGCGGGGAGGCGCTCGGCTACGCGCGGTTTCAGG GTATCTATTTGCCGCTGCTGTGGGAGCCGGAGTTCTGCTCGAAGTCACCCTTGTGCCTGGGCTACACGCGCGGTCACTTCTCCGCCCTGGTGCCCGTGGAGCCCTACTCGCAGCGACACGACTACATCTGCCG GGAGCAGCAGGAGGACAGCGAGGACACCACGTACCTGCCGCTGACGGACTCCGAGGGGAAGCTGCTGCCCGTGCACTTCCTCAGCTGCGACGAG GTGGCGGAGGAGGAGGCGCTGGTGCGGCGCTGGGTGCGCgcgcgcgcgggcggcggcgcgctgGCGGCGGCGCAGACGCTGCACGCGCGGCCGCTGCTGCAGGCGCAGATGCTGGAGGAGTGGCTCAACCACTACCGCCGCCTCGCCTAG
- the LOC124539680 gene encoding ubiquitin thioesterase trabid isoform X2: protein MSEESQNGGSKKSPSLAALNEAGLQGEECGAQVDASTYTSHTNIAQVTASSAPTDSSNKWKCDMCTYENFPLSRKCTMCRSLKPSLGEDIFKLQDGASALPTQDICGADAIAERLKPLRISSPQGQAGASSVAKWSCATCTYENWPRALKCAMCGATTSHSTGINDICNSQNASLHEVESGGRRSKRRNTDWVWLQACLGVVEGDARCVQAYLAAGGDPARALTAHEVALLDRASAFDPGHTLVHLAIRFQRQEILSTLLSRISGGGPGLKRSPSYVAPDLATAIRRHIANCIRHKKGSFPCRYINEFCTFSLPAEIEELPAAIQEQLFSELLDRDAQHTLEEGPLINWSLHLTVTLGSRLYALWNRSAGDCLPDAVCQAAYGVFDRANVLRAALADSLHHAQRGFYARWAAWERLQAAQLHYQPEEAQLRAEWARLAAAAARPGTPLHQLHVFALAHVMRRPIFVYGVDVVNSFRGEALGYARFQGIYLPLLWEPEFCSKSPLCLGYTRGHFSALVPVEPYSQRHDYICREQQEDSEDTTYLPLTDSEGKLLPVHFLSCDEVAEEEALVRRWVRARAGGGALAAAQTLHARPLLQAQMLEEWLNHYRRLA, encoded by the exons ATGAGTGAGGAGTCGCAAAATGGTGGTAGCAAAAAGAGTCCATCATTGGCTGCACTTAATGAGGCAGGCTTGCAAGGAGAGGAATGCGGGGCACAAGTCGACGCCTCCACTTACACTTCACACACTAACATTGCACAG GTGACAGCAAGCTCTGCTCCCACAGATAGTAGTAATAAATGGAAGTGTGACATGTGTACATATGAGAATTTTCCACTTTCTCGTAAG TGCACCATGTGTCGCAGCTTGAAACCTTCCTTAGGAGAGGACATCTTTAAATTACAAGATGGAGCTAGTGCCCTCCCCACACAGGATATTTGTG GAGCAGATGCAATTGCAGAGAGACTTAAGCCTTTAAGGATATCATCTCCTCAGGGTCAGGCCGGCGCATCGTCCGTAGCAAAGTGGTCGTGCGCG ACATGTACATACGAGAATTGGCCGCGAGCCCTAAAGTGCGCAATGTGCGGCGCCACCACCTCACACTCCACCG GTATTAACGACATCTGCAACTCTCAGAACGCTTCGCTGCACGAAGTAGAGTCGGGCGGGCGGCGCTCCAAGCGACGCAACACGGATTGGGTGTGGTTGCAGGCCTGCCTGG GTGTGGTGGAGGGCGACGCGCGCTGCGTGCAGGCCTACCTGGCGGCCGGCGGCGACCCGGCGCGCGCGCTCACCGCGCACGAGGTGGCGCTGCTGGACCGCGCCTCCGCCTTCGACCCCGGACACACGCTCGTGCACCTCGCCATACG GTTTCAAAGGCAAGAAATATTATCGACTTTACTCTCTCGGATATCGGGCGGCGGGCCCGGGTTGAAGAGATCGCCGTCGTACGTCG CGCCCGACCTCGCGACTGCGATCCGACGTCACATCGCTAATTGTATCCGTCACAAGAAAGGCAGCTTCCCGTGCCGGTACATCAACGAGTTTTGCACATTCTCTTTGCCGGCGG AGATCGAGGAGCTGCCGGCCGCCATCCAGGAGCAGCTGTTCTCGGAGCTGCTGGACCGCGACGCGCAGCACACGCTGGAGGAGGGGCCGCTCATCAACTGGAGCCTGCACCTCACCGTGACGCTGGGCTCGCGCCTGTACGCGCTGTGGAACCGCTCGGCCGGCGACTGCCTGCCCGACGCCGTGTGCCAGGCCGCCTACGGCGTGTTCGACCGCGCCAACGTGCTGCGCGCCGCGCTCGCCGACTCGCTGCACCACGCGCAGCGCGGCTTCTACGCGCGCTGGGCGGCCTGGGAGCGCCTGCAGGCCGCGCAGCTGCACTACCAGCCCGAGGAGGCGCAGCTGCGCGCCGAGTGGGCGCGcctcgccgccgccgccgcgcgccccGGCACGCCGCTGCACCag CTGCACGTGTTCGCGCTGGCGCACGTGATGCGGCGGCCCATCTTCGTGTACGGAGTGGACGTCGTCAACTCGTTCCGCGGGGAGGCGCTCGGCTACGCGCGGTTTCAGG GTATCTATTTGCCGCTGCTGTGGGAGCCGGAGTTCTGCTCGAAGTCACCCTTGTGCCTGGGCTACACGCGCGGTCACTTCTCCGCCCTGGTGCCCGTGGAGCCCTACTCGCAGCGACACGACTACATCTGCCG GGAGCAGCAGGAGGACAGCGAGGACACCACGTACCTGCCGCTGACGGACTCCGAGGGGAAGCTGCTGCCCGTGCACTTCCTCAGCTGCGACGAG GTGGCGGAGGAGGAGGCGCTGGTGCGGCGCTGGGTGCGCgcgcgcgcgggcggcggcgcgctgGCGGCGGCGCAGACGCTGCACGCGCGGCCGCTGCTGCAGGCGCAGATGCTGGAGGAGTGGCTCAACCACTACCGCCGCCTCGCCTAG
- the LOC124539693 gene encoding nucleoplasmin-like protein isoform X1: MSDEYFYGVTLSSSHKSETWDPEAKAEYPRSNKLLIRQALLGPDAEPDELNVVQVETMCLQESIKIPVAILKVGETRQARLDIEFPDAPVTFTLIQGSGPVHLIGQHLLGALVEEFEDMEEMEEEMLDEEEGDDSQFKEDENKRKAPSGKRKTNEDEDDEEGEGPKGKKAKMSNNAKGKAPSPKKNAKK; encoded by the exons ATGTCGGACGAATATTTCTATG GTGTTACCCTTTCATCGTCACATAAGTCAGAAACATGGGACCCAGAGGCGAAGGCGGAATACCCCCGCAGTAATAAGTTGCTGATTCGCCAAGCGTTGCTCGGGCCCGACGCCGAACCTGATGAGCTAAACGTTGTGCAG GTGGAGACAATGTGTCTTCAGGAGTCTATCAAAATTCCTGTTGCTATCCTGAAAGTCGGAGAGACAAGACAAGCACGCCTTGACATTGAATTCCCAGATGCACCAGTCACCTTCACACTCATACAA GGTTCAGGGCCAGTGCATTTGATTGGCCAGCATCTGCTAGGTGCCTTGGTGGAGGAGTTTGAAGACATGGAAGAGATGGAAGAGGAGATGTTAGATGAGGAGGAAGGCGATGACTCTCAGTTCAAG GAAGATGAGAATAAACGGAAAGCACCATCAGGCAAACGCAAGACGAATGAG gaTGAGGACGACGAGGAGGGTGAAGGGCCCAAAGGCAAGAAGGCGAAAATGTCAAACAATGCCAAAGGCAAAGCCCCATCACCCAAGAAAAACGCTAAGAAGTGA
- the LOC124539693 gene encoding nucleoplasmin-like protein isoform X2 translates to MSDEYFYGVTLSSSHKSETWDPEAKAEYPRSNKLLIRQALLGPDAEPDELNVVQVETMCLQESIKIPVAILKVGETRQARLDIEFPDAPVTFTLIQGSGPVHLIGQHLLGALVEEFEDMEEMEEEMLDEEEGDDSQFKDEDDEEGEGPKGKKAKMSNNAKGKAPSPKKNAKK, encoded by the exons ATGTCGGACGAATATTTCTATG GTGTTACCCTTTCATCGTCACATAAGTCAGAAACATGGGACCCAGAGGCGAAGGCGGAATACCCCCGCAGTAATAAGTTGCTGATTCGCCAAGCGTTGCTCGGGCCCGACGCCGAACCTGATGAGCTAAACGTTGTGCAG GTGGAGACAATGTGTCTTCAGGAGTCTATCAAAATTCCTGTTGCTATCCTGAAAGTCGGAGAGACAAGACAAGCACGCCTTGACATTGAATTCCCAGATGCACCAGTCACCTTCACACTCATACAA GGTTCAGGGCCAGTGCATTTGATTGGCCAGCATCTGCTAGGTGCCTTGGTGGAGGAGTTTGAAGACATGGAAGAGATGGAAGAGGAGATGTTAGATGAGGAGGAAGGCGATGACTCTCAGTTCAAG gaTGAGGACGACGAGGAGGGTGAAGGGCCCAAAGGCAAGAAGGCGAAAATGTCAAACAATGCCAAAGGCAAAGCCCCATCACCCAAGAAAAACGCTAAGAAGTGA
- the LOC124539692 gene encoding uncharacterized protein LOC124539692: protein MEVNNQHNQSYWFVVREDQSNVIFSSNNFTIQNPQIAGQEARYIVDTIDSRQYIHVDNIPSAAQEQIQKSCTKDSASTKDDDIFWDRNKIKLLLTLCLENRFKCPHNDKMLWNEVAILVGTSPEECDKKYKNLRRTYIRLFKKKRLGKEIKWIHFNICEDVFRDCKSLSSAVLEPWEDSKVRRLLTLYIENINKFRSPDYLQKDVWKDIASQLNTTEYNCYHKFKNLKRTYFNWLERSRESGKLIKWPYHHYFERIFYNYSPDIGPWDRTKIRQLINAYSEIAHKFKSPKYQKKELWKEISRKIGETASNCDRKFRNLKQTYIRLKMRADSGRSMTKWRYYKDFVSIFETETYTINEDRSDVIYKPLEQDYVKQLLAFYIDNKQKFKDPLIKKRSLWKQIGPKLGLSPEECDKKFRNLKQTFIRLAEKKKDTGKDNGWPYYSYFEQIYDEPKPSKECSHKCNIDNMTLSEIRSLVRNQDTKDKDKFEKLVKVIEDANSIQRERNKILQALLDRK from the exons ATGGAAGTTAATAATCAACATAACCAAAGTTACTGGTTCGTTGTAAGAGAAGATCAAAGCAACGTTATATTCAGtagtaataattttactattcaaAATCCTCAGA TTGCAGGACAAGAAGCAAGATATATTGTAGACACTATTGACAGTAGACAATATATCCATGTGGACAACATTCCATCTGCAGCACAAGAGCAAATTCAGAAAAGTTGTACTAAAGATAGTGCTTCAACTAAAGATGACGATATTTTTTGGGATCGGAACAAAATAAAACTCTTACTCACTCTATGTCTAGAGAATAGATTTAAATGTCCACATAATGACAAAATGCTGTGGAATGAAGTAGCTATTCTTGTAGGAACTAGTCCTGAAGAAtgtgacaaaaaatataagaatcttCGGAGAACATATATTAGATTGTTTAAAAAGAAAAGGTTGGGTAAAGAAATTAAGTGGATTCATTTTAACATTTGTGAAGATGTGTTTAGAGATTGTAAATCACTGTCCTCGGCAGTTCTGGAACCTTGGGAAGATTCTAAAGTTAGAAGACTTCTAACcctttatattgaaaatatcaatAAGTTCCGAAGTCCAGATTATTTGCAAAAAGATGTTTGGAAGGACATAGCCTCTCAGCTAAATACAACAGAATACAATTGTTATCATAAGTTTAAGAATTTAAAGAGGACTTACTTTAATTGGTTAGAAAGAAGTCGTGAATCAGGTAAACTTATTAAATGGCCTTATCACCATTACtttgaaagaatattttataattacagtcCCGATATAGGACCTTGGGATAGAACCAAGATAAGACAACTGATAAATGCATATTCAGAAATTGCACATAAGTTTAAAAGTCCTAAATATCAAAAAAAGGAATTGTGGAAGGAAATTTCAAGAAAAATTGGGGAAACGGCAAGTAATTGTGATAGgaaatttcgaaatttaaaacaaacatatataagatTAAAGATGAGAGCTGATTCGGGCAGGTCCATGACAAAATGGCGGTATTATAAggattttgtttcaatttttgaaACTGAAACATACACAATCAACGAAGACAGGTCAGATGTAATATATAAACCTCTTGAACAGGACTATGTAAAGCAATTACTTGCATTTTACATTGACAATAAACAGAAATTTAAGGatccattaataaaaaagagatCATTGTGGAAGCAAATAGGGCCAAAACTAGGTTTGTCTCCTGAGGAATGTGAtaaaaaatttagaaatttgAAGCAGACATTTATCAGATTAGCAGAAAAGAAGAAAGATACAGGTAAAGATAATGGCTGGCCATATTATTCATACTTTGAACAGATTTACGATGAACCCAAGCCATCAAAGGAATGTAGCCATAAATGTAACATTGACAACATGACCTTATCAGAAATAAGAAGTCTTGTTCGCAACCAGGACACCAAGGATAAAGATAAATTTGAGAAACTTGTCAAAGTTATAGAAGATGCAAATAGCATACAAAGAGAGagaaacaaaattttacaagcTTTATTAGACAGGAAATGA